The segment CAGCACGAACGACGGAGTGAAACTTTGTTTTATGGGCTCCGTCACAAAAAGGCATTCTTTGTGATAGGCCACAACGACAAAGGGAAAAGACTTGTTTAGTGTCTAGCTTATTTCCTTCTCCATCTAGCAGCTCTACGTCACCAGATACACGAAATGAACCGTTATCATTTACTTTAATTTGAACTTTTGACATTCTACTTCCTCCCTTTTTATGTAGATATTTCTTCTTTGATAGTAAGCGGAAACATGAGAAAAAGCAATAATCTGTGAGCAATTTAAGACGAAAAAACGAGTCCATATGATAAAATGAAAGCATATTAAGGAGGATTTGACAGATGAAGATAACGTTAACGAATGTTGCTCAAGATAAAATCAATGAAAAAATTGCTGATCAAACTGGATTATTAAAATTAAAGTATGAAACAGAAGGCTGTGGATGTGTCGTTAGTGGAGTACCGACACTTTGGCTTGTCGATGAAAAAGACGAAGGTGAGGATGTAGTCATTGAAACGAATCAGATGCCGATCCTTGTTGAAAAGTCTAAAATGGTTTTCTTAGATGAAAATTTAACCATTGATTTCTCTGAAACGTCTAATACGTTTATGCTGAAAACACCTGGACAAATCTTAAATGGGCGAATGGGCTTTATTAATAAAACGAATTAATATAGAAAGTTAATTGTTGAATACGTGGAGGTAGTATGGATAAAATGCTCAAGTAAAACTTTGATTAGGTGTTTGAAGGTCTTCATTCACTCAAATTAACTAAAGCTTACTTATTTGTCCATCCACCTTTTTATTCGTTATTAGTAAGAATGCCGCCTCTTCTTTGTAAGAGGCGGTTTTTGCCATGCATGCCTATACATTACTTATCTGTTTCCATGTGTTCCTTCATTTATATTTCACCCATATATTCCTTTTACCTTTTAATGAATTTATGATAAGTAAAAATTATGTACTTTAAGAAGTATTATCGAATTTTCTAATTGCATGATATCGGATACTCTATAAGTAAAGGGAGAAAAAGGAGGAGATAGGGATGGATATTAAAAAAAAGGTGCAGGAGCAGTTCGGACAATTTGCTGGGAATTATGTTACAAGTGAAATTCATGCAAAGGGGGAGGATTTACACACTTTAATTGCCTTGTCTGGTGTTAAGCCAAAGGATGTCGTGTTAGATATAGCAACAGGAGGAGGACATGTGGCAAACGGGATTGCGCCGTTCGCGAAAAAAGTAGTCGCACTTGATTTGACGGAAAAGATGTTAAAGGAAGCTGAGAGGTTTATTCGTCAAAATGGGTATGAAAATGTTGAATTTATCAAGGGGGATGCCGAAAAATTGCCGTTCCCATCGAAAACCTTCTCTGCTGTCACATGCCGAATTGCACCGCATCATTTTCCAAATGTAAATGATTTCGTTTTAGAAAGTTATCGCGTTTTAAAAGATGGAGGAACGTTTCTGTTAATAGATAACGTCGTACCAGAACAGAATGAATTAGATATATTTTATAATGAGATTGAGAAAAAACGTGACCCTAGTCATTTTCGTGCATGGAAGAAAACCGAGTGGTTGACGATGATTGAACGAGTAGGGTTTGAAGTAGAGCAACTGACCTCATTTTGGAAAATGTTTACATTCGAATCATGGTTTGCGCGTATGGGGTTACCAGTACAGGAGAAAAGGGAATTGGAGCAGTATATGTTAAGTGCTTCCCCTGAAACGAGAAACTATTATCGTGTGAAAGAAGAAAACGGAAGAGTTGTTAGTTTCCAAGGGAAATCTGTTCTCATTAAAGCAAAGAAACGTCACTAAACTGTCGGTTTCGGAGAGAAATAAAAAGAAAACATATACCATAACGATATAAATGGTGTATGTTTTTTTCATTTTTTCGTTCTCTATTGAACAGTACTAGTCCTGAAA is part of the Bacillus spongiae genome and harbors:
- a CDS encoding CDGSH iron-sulfur domain-containing protein, which gives rise to MSKVQIKVNDNGSFRVSGDVELLDGEGNKLDTKQVFSLCRCGLSQRMPFCDGAHKTKFHSVVRAENEEK
- a CDS encoding iron-sulfur cluster biosynthesis family protein; the protein is MKITLTNVAQDKINEKIADQTGLLKLKYETEGCGCVVSGVPTLWLVDEKDEGEDVVIETNQMPILVEKSKMVFLDENLTIDFSETSNTFMLKTPGQILNGRMGFINKTN
- a CDS encoding class I SAM-dependent methyltransferase; the encoded protein is MDIKKKVQEQFGQFAGNYVTSEIHAKGEDLHTLIALSGVKPKDVVLDIATGGGHVANGIAPFAKKVVALDLTEKMLKEAERFIRQNGYENVEFIKGDAEKLPFPSKTFSAVTCRIAPHHFPNVNDFVLESYRVLKDGGTFLLIDNVVPEQNELDIFYNEIEKKRDPSHFRAWKKTEWLTMIERVGFEVEQLTSFWKMFTFESWFARMGLPVQEKRELEQYMLSASPETRNYYRVKEENGRVVSFQGKSVLIKAKKRH